One part of the Olleya sp. YS genome encodes these proteins:
- a CDS encoding GTP-binding protein, with amino-acid sequence MNENLNDIVLRPRFKIELDKSHTSVLEAFEHKKHNQNRYIVSRVDDHVFIKLPKAQQQFWSPQLHLEINEIDQNKSQLYGLFGPNPTVWTLFMFLHFAVAGLFIAFCIWAYSNYALKEDYQLQLWGMVLMVIIWFVLYFSGRVSKSSNQKEMTDLYTFMSEVLDE; translated from the coding sequence ATGAATGAGAATCTAAACGATATCGTACTACGTCCACGATTTAAAATTGAATTAGACAAAAGCCACACCTCTGTTTTAGAAGCTTTTGAACATAAAAAACACAATCAAAATCGATATATTGTCTCAAGAGTTGATGACCATGTGTTTATCAAGTTACCAAAAGCACAACAACAATTTTGGTCACCTCAATTACATTTAGAAATAAACGAAATAGACCAAAATAAAAGTCAACTTTATGGTTTGTTTGGTCCTAATCCAACCGTTTGGACTTTATTTATGTTTTTACACTTTGCGGTTGCTGGATTATTTATTGCGTTTTGTATTTGGGCTTACTCAAACTATGCATTAAAGGAGGACTACCAATTACAACTTTGGGGCATGGTATTGATGGTTATTATTTGGTTTGTGTTATACTTTTCTGGACGTGTAAGCAAATCTTCAAATCAAAAAGAAATGACCGATTTGTATACCTTTATGAGTGAAGTATTAGATGAATAA
- the era gene encoding GTPase Era encodes MKHKAGFVNIIGNPNVGKSTLMNAFVGEKLSIITSKAQTTRHRILGIVNGQDFQVILSDTPGIIKPAYQLQASMMDFVKSAFDDADVLIYMVEIGEKELKDEAFFKKITNAKIPVLLLLNKIDKSNQEQLEEQVQLWAEKVPNAEIIAISALEGFNVKEVFDKIIELLPESPAYYPKDQLTDKPERFFINETIREKILMHYKKEIPYAVEIDTEEFFEEENIIRVRSVIMVERETQKGIIIGHKGAALKRVGVEARKDLEKFFGKQIHLELYVKVNKNWRSNQRQLKRFGYNQ; translated from the coding sequence ATGAAACATAAAGCAGGTTTTGTAAATATCATAGGTAACCCAAATGTTGGAAAGTCAACTTTAATGAATGCATTTGTAGGTGAAAAGCTATCTATAATCACTTCTAAAGCACAAACAACTAGACACAGAATTTTAGGTATAGTTAATGGTCAAGATTTTCAGGTTATTTTAAGTGATACTCCTGGAATTATAAAACCAGCGTATCAATTACAAGCCTCAATGATGGATTTTGTAAAATCCGCTTTTGACGATGCGGACGTTTTAATTTATATGGTTGAGATTGGCGAAAAAGAATTAAAAGACGAAGCCTTTTTTAAAAAAATAACCAACGCTAAAATACCTGTTTTACTGTTGCTAAATAAAATTGATAAATCCAATCAAGAACAGTTAGAAGAACAAGTACAATTGTGGGCTGAAAAAGTGCCAAATGCAGAGATTATTGCAATTTCCGCTTTAGAAGGCTTCAATGTAAAAGAAGTCTTTGATAAAATTATTGAACTACTTCCTGAATCTCCAGCTTACTACCCTAAAGATCAACTAACGGACAAGCCAGAACGATTTTTTATAAATGAAACCATTCGTGAAAAAATATTGATGCATTATAAAAAGGAAATCCCTTATGCTGTAGAGATTGATACTGAGGAGTTTTTTGAAGAAGAAAACATCATCCGAGTACGTTCTGTAATTATGGTAGAGCGCGAGACCCAAAAAGGAATTATTATAGGTCATAAAGGTGCTGCTTTAAAACGTGTTGGAGTTGAAGCTAGGAAGGATTTAGAAAAATTCTTTGGCAAGCAAATTCATTTAGAGCTATATGTAAAAGTTAATAAAAACTGGAGAAGTAACCAGCGACAATTAAAACGTTTTGGTTATAACCAATAG
- a CDS encoding RNA methyltransferase, translated as MLDNFNNEFFGIGIQNGKTPENLGVLWRSAQNLGASFIFTIGNRYAKQACDTHNAVKAMPYYHYNNFEDFYNHLPKGTRLVGVELTEQAIPLETFNHPRRCVYLLGAEDHGLSKAAIKKSHFLVKFKSQLSLNVSVAGSIVMYDRGINKPRS; from the coding sequence ATGTTAGATAATTTTAATAACGAATTTTTTGGAATAGGCATCCAAAATGGAAAAACTCCAGAAAACCTAGGCGTATTGTGGAGATCGGCTCAAAATTTAGGTGCAAGTTTTATTTTTACCATAGGTAATCGATATGCTAAACAAGCTTGCGATACCCATAATGCTGTAAAAGCAATGCCATACTATCATTATAACAATTTTGAAGATTTTTACAACCATTTACCAAAAGGAACGCGATTAGTTGGTGTCGAGTTAACAGAGCAAGCAATTCCGTTAGAAACGTTTAATCATCCCAGAAGATGTGTATATTTATTAGGTGCAGAAGATCATGGATTGTCAAAAGCTGCAATCAAAAAATCACATTTTTTGGTTAAATTTAAGTCTCAATTAAGTTTAAATGTGTCTGTAGCTGGAAGTATTGTGATGTATGATAGAGGAATTAACAAACCAAGGTCGTAA
- a CDS encoding CPXCG motif-containing cysteine-rich protein: MFEHYFQCPYCWETISMLLDPSISKQTYVEDCEVCCNPIQITPQFEDTELIGFDAINIEQ, encoded by the coding sequence ATGTTCGAACATTATTTTCAGTGTCCTTACTGTTGGGAAACCATTTCTATGTTACTAGATCCTAGCATATCAAAACAAACCTATGTAGAGGATTGTGAAGTGTGTTGTAATCCAATACAAATCACACCACAATTTGAAGACACAGAACTTATTGGTTTTGATGCGATTAATATCGAACAATAA